Genomic DNA from Corylus avellana chromosome ca4, CavTom2PMs-1.0:
ACAGAATTGTAAAAACCAAGAAACCAATGGAAATGTATATTGCACAAAAGGCTTACATTACATAAGCAGAACCAGAATCTAGGCCACTTTAAATTCTCCATGGTATTGTAGTGTGAAAAGTCATACAGGCTAGTTATGTAATCACTTCAAAATTAATGATGATTCATAACTTTCATTTTAATCTACCATGTGCTGGAGAGAAACACACATTTATATTCATAAAGAAAGGTAAAcacacatttaaaaaatattcgttCAGGAAGCATTCCAATGCATATAACAGAACCACATAACTATGCAATGATCATAGACTGTCCATGTTAAAGCAAACTGGATGCAGCCAAATTTGATAATATTCAGGGGCATAATTACCTCAACATAGTCGGATATTCTCTCCAGGCTAGATTTCTTCATGTTCCACTCCAACCTCTCTAGTTCAGCTTCAAGCTCTGCCTCAATTTTACTTATTGCCTCGGAATCTTCTGCCTTGTGATGATCTGTCTCCTTCTCATTACCTATCTCCTTAACAATATACAAATCTTTCATATCAAGCTCCTCACGTAAATCTTGAACCAAATTCCTAGTCTGATTCAATAGGTCATTTAAATTGCCCACTTCCCTTTTATTAGCAACTGATGTAAACATTATCCCAAAAGTGAATCCAAGAAAGAGAAGCAGCATTCCATTGGGTGAACCTGAAGACAGTATACATCATAAGCATAAAAAGAAACGGAAGAGATAATCATGTATCAATGCAAGAACTTTGGCATCAAGATATTAGATGAAAGTACAAATTGCCTCTTGCAAAAAGTAGTAGATCTTCAATAACAGTTTCCCTCCCCGTTTAAATTTCTGTGTGCGCCTTCCATGTCCACCAAGTTGCCCGTGGTCTTGTTAATGCCCATTACAATGATTTGATCAAGATTGTTCCATTTTTCTTGGCAAAAATCTAATATCTTGAAGTAGTGTACTAATTGCCTACACATAATTGACTTGGTACAAGAGAGCTCAAGGATTTCACTACTGCACGAGTCCTACCTATACAACAAGTTGATTACCTTATTAAATTCCTAATTGCAAAGACTCAAAGTAAAAGCTGCTAAGCTTATACATTTCAAGTCTACTCAAGTTAATTCTttttaaagtgttgattaaataattaacttttgagataagcgataatttaacatggtatcctttcatcacaaagaaaaagaacaaaagaaaaaagaaaaaagacatgaacacaaaaataaatgtCAAAAGCAAGTGAAACATCAAAACCAGAGAAGAGATCACAACCTTGTGAATGGAATGCTCCACCACCACCCGATGGTACTGCCCTTGTTCTAGGCAGCGCCGTTTCGATGTTTTGCTTTGATTCACTCTCTATTTGCGCGTTATCATTGAAACTATTACGAGCACTTGTGATTATCAAGCTCCCATCCGTCACCAGCAACGGCCTCAACCCCAATGTAATCTGTGACTGAACTGAATTGTACACATAATACTCTTCCATTCCAGCACGCCCCCTATACAGTGTGCAAATTTCTAAACAACACAATGGCTTTACAAAATACCCACGAAGAGACAGCTGCCTGCTTCTACCACCTCTACCAAAAAAAACACCAGACGGCCCAGACCCATCAGAGTAGTCATCCCTTTTTTCTTGAAAACCACTAGCACCGCCCTCTCCGGCTGCATTTGCAACATCTTCTGAATCTAAAGGAAGATTTTCGAATTGCCCGTGAATTGAATCCTCGGGAGCTTCTTGTTCATTCTCAGAAAACAATTTGTGCCAATACTTGGCTACCCACGAATCCattgttttgtctttcttctGACATATAAATATCACACCCTCAAGTTCGTTTCTTGAAGACGCAGAGACGTATTTGATTGTTTGGCTGCAACGAAAATGAAATcagagaaaataatgaaaatcgGGTTTGGAGGGTGTAGTTGAAGAAGATTGAGAGATTGGGAGAAAAAGGGTATAACACTATAACGCAAATCGTCTGACCAAATAAAAGGAGGAGAAAGTGCGAGGTTGAAAAGTTTTTGTTTGGCACGACACATGTGAGTGCGGTTGTCAAAGGCGGCGTTAGAGCTGACCGCTAACCTTTTATAACCGCTAACTATTAATCGCTAACTGTTTTGGacattttgttattaaaaattgCTAATTGTTTAAAACAATTACGATTAGTGATTTTAGGGATAGAGTAAGGCGGTTATAacttataaccgctaaccaccttcatttatatataataatataaatatgtatattaaatatttatattaataaaatatattaattttttcatttctatttgGATTAATAAATTTGGGCTATTTATGActgtatgtgaaatatataatgtggtatgtgatTTTTTGGCtcagtcttattaaaaaatattggttAGCccaaaaatagcattttttcaccttttttgaaacattttggccttaaatccttaaaataagcccaaaaaatatgccaattaaaatactaaaacacttaaaaagcctaaaagcccatataaaaaagcggttataaaaccgcaggttattggattgaataactgttaaccgccggttataaaataaccgctaaccacctaggcGGGTGCGGTTGTAGTTAATAAAAATCGATAACTGCCCAAGATAATTGCGGTTATAGCTAATAATCATTTGAGTACCCCTAGTCCCAGTTTTCAGACCACTAGGGAGGAATAGTGCACTTGGACTATTTGGACTGTTATCTGCTACTATTTGGACCGAAAATGAGGTTCTAAAATATTGTTACCAAGAAAATGGGAGATTTTTTCCTTCCTTAAAATGGAGGTGTCAATTTCTAATTCcgcaagaaaaaagaaataagagaaaaatgctaaattGGTCGGTGTGGTTTAGAGTTTTAACCGATAAATTTAGgggtttaaaaagtgataaaacatttatttaagTAAGCAGTAATGTGTCACATCAACACTAATCATATTATAACACGtcaattacaataaaaaaaattaaaaagtcaaatataaaatatatatgaccACACTTCCTTTGGCCATGAGATTGGTATGGCCACTCAAAGTCGGCTAGAGGAGGTAGctcaatcactttttttttttttttttttaaccatttaaGAATGATTTGACCCACATTTGGATATTCTCATAGGGGTGATCGAACCACTCTCATGGCCCAAGTTGACTTGACCTCCTCCTCCGTGATATATGTgtatgtgcgtgtgtgtgtatatatatatatatatgtacatatatatgtgcgtgtgtggtttaattatttttttattgcagTGACACGTTGCAATATGATTGGTGATAATGCAACACGTTAATGAATTATGACAACTTTTCTAACAGTGTGAACTTTTTTTATTGCTTACCCCAAGAAGTGCTTAATCACTTTTTTACCTCATGACGTTCTCTTAAACCAATCAGTCAATTATGAGGAAAGTTGTTTAGGTGACTACAACTTTTACAATAACTCATACAAATTCACGTAACAGTTTATactctataaaaaaaaagtatcatgTAAACTGTCATAAACTGTCATGCCATGCAGCATTCAGGTAATGAAGTTGAGAAGAGATTATTTATTCACAATTTGAGTGTGGCAAAACATGATAATAGATGTGAAGGCAGTACAAGAATCATCATCATTCAAGATGCCAGGGTCATGCTAGGGCAACTATCGACGGTGCAGGCCAAGATGTCCCTGTAATCCCGTGATATTCTGAAAGAATCGTAAACCTTTCCATCCCTGCTCTTCTTGTACTCAAACAAGAGGTTGGAATGGTCAAATGCTGTGAGTTTTATGAACCCGTAGTCATAGTCTCTAAAGAAACTCCACTGGGTTTGGAGAGTGGTAAATGGAGAAAGGCTTGCGCCGCCACCACCAGCAACCACATGTATTGTTCCATTCAAAGTGCCCTTATAGTAGTGTTTCTCTTTGTTGGTGCAAATATTCTGTGGAAGAAATGGCAATCAATGGTTATTTTACAGAAAGCTGGAATCCAATAACTTTTTAAATCATTTCAAAAGAGATACTATGTTGATGAATTACAGTCAACCACCAAATAGTTTTGGGACATTCAcaagttcaatatatatatatatatatcagatttaCTCAACCACTGCAATTCTATTTCAGAACAGATGCTTGTCAGAATAGGCTATAGACCATTTTAAGTCGGGTCTACTAAGGGTTTGTTCAAAGCATTATAAAGACATTGGACCCAAACGAGCCAAGAAGTCTTGGTACAGTTCATATTATTCCAAGAAGATCAGAACAACAGTAATCAGATATTTTTTAATCCCTAGATTCTAAAGGTCAATGATTTGTTTGCAACTCAAAGTCACAAAATATGCCCATGACATGGGCAGGTAATTTGGAAACGGTCCAAAATCacatttctattatttttgCTAATGGAAGTGTAAAGGAAAATATAATTCAGGGTTACTCCCATATTAGTGTAAAATGCAACAAAAGGATATGGAAAGGGTATATCATTGTCACAGCATAAAGTTGTAAGAATACCTGGTATATGGGGCATGTCCTTTCATAACTGTGTACATGGCCATACACAGCAATGTCCACCTTGTATTTCTGCCAGAGTTTCTGAAGGCTCTCCCTCCCCATTGGTTCCTCAAATGATCCTTCTTCTGCATAACTGGTACAAGATGAATAACCAAGTACTCGATGTGCAAGAAAAATTAGCCACGGTTGCTTTTGCCTGTCGACTGATGCCAAGCAGTGCTCAATGAACTTGTATTGCTCTGTGCCTTCCCTCCAGTCATGTTCAGTGTCAGCTACACAGAAGCGGAACATGCCATAATCAGTTGAGTACctggaagaagaaaacaatgtTGTTCACCAGTTTCTTGCACATCTAGAAGAAAGTCCAGGTATAACAGGTATTATCGGCAATCTTTGGAGGATTGTTGTAGTTTTACATTATTCATGAAATATATAAATGCACACAGATAGAGATGAATGGGTATCACTTTTGCAACCTTTTTCCAAA
This window encodes:
- the LOC132178422 gene encoding uncharacterized protein LOC132178422; translated protein: MDSWVAKYWHKLFSENEQEAPEDSIHGQFENLPLDSEDVANAAGEGGASGFQEKRDDYSDGSGPSGVFFGRGGRSRQLSLRGYFVKPLCCLEICTLYRGRAGMEEYYVYNSVQSQITLGLRPLLVTDGSLIITSARNSFNDNAQIESESKQNIETALPRTRAVPSGGGGAFHSQGSPNGMLLLFLGFTFGIMFTSVANKREVGNLNDLLNQTRNLVQDLREELDMKDLYIVKEIGNEKETDHHKAEDSEAISKIEAELEAELERLEWNMKKSSLERISDYVELDPDFVVDVVQGDLRPDKVQKPSGGLSDSNCDVTGTSTNHTYTADYTVSPRELSIRLHEVIHLQLEARIMELENALENTQKRLHSMESENMTPQNNLYMDDEGNNDMDRPFINLSGEALNAFNEAYERITSDCTGKELISFGKKPFGEGMVNGSISQFDIISERGSSNLNDDEIRTTEGKASRSCESNETGESEDDDEMGKVLIKRIVDRTSQGSSVILNAQRMMYQWMDDQ